The following proteins are co-located in the Salvelinus fontinalis isolate EN_2023a chromosome 41, ASM2944872v1, whole genome shotgun sequence genome:
- the lig4 gene encoding DNA ligase 4, with protein sequence MEGTSKGESAAPQSSVAAQVPFLHLCTTLEKIQKTKLRPDKSKFLRDFIDSWRKFHAALHKDNPTTTDSFYPAMRLIVPSFERERMAYGIKESMLAKLYIDVLGLPKNGPEANKLLNYRTPTTSQGEAGDFALMTYFVLKKRCTSQGNLTIREVNDFLDSVAINNAGKQKDLVKKSLLHLITQSTALEQKWLIRMILKDMKLGVSKETVLQVFHLDAAELYNFTTDLNKVCRQLHDPSVSLSEVSIGLFFAFKPMLAAMANMRQVEKQMGNSTFFIETKLDGERIQLHKDGDVYKYFTRNSFEYTQQFGASPLEGSLTPFIHNVFKPHVVKCILDGEMMAYNPTADTFMQKGSKFDIKRLVDDSELQTCFCVFDVLLVNDHKFGNETLKVRHDNLQTVFTPVKGRIHVVPKTEAKTMQEVVNALNEAIDNREEGIMVKDPSSVYKPDKRGEGWLKIKPEYVDGLMDELDLLIVGGYWGKGRRGGMMSHFLVAVAEAPKPGEKPSVFHTLCRIGSGYTMKELYDLGLKLAKHWKVYRKNDPPASILCGTERPEVYIDPCNSVIIQVKAAEIVSSDMYKTNCTLRFPRIEKIREDKEWHQCMTLAELDQFRNKASGKLFSRHLLINDNDGPEKKKRKSPAAAKPKKAVGVIDHFKSQDLSGVTKETDMFEDVEFCVMNGNEAHPKAELEKAVARCGGIVVQNPGPDTYCVIAAVENMRVKNLISSDQHDVVWAAWLLECLDRRQVVPWQPCHMIHMSPSTKEHFAKEYDCYGDSYFVDTDEQQLREVFGRIGRADTLTAQCIAKLEERYSWDDLPTSMFRPFRVYMDRYADIGDPKSIVPATCLDTRALEFRFHGGTVVQKLEEGVSHVIVVEETRVLALRTLRRLFTKKFKIVRESWVTESIKAGFLRNDNDYLV encoded by the coding sequence ATGGAGGGAACCTCAAAAGGCGAATCTGCTGCCCCCCAGAGCTCTGTTGCTGCTCAAGTTCCATTTCTTCACCTGTGCACCACTCTTGAAAAAATACAGAAGACCAAACTCCGACCAGACAAATCAAAGTTTCTCCGTGACTTCATAGACTCCTGGAGGAAGTTCCATGCGGCCCTCCACAAAGACAACCCTACCACCACAGACTCTTTCTACCCGGCCATGCGTCTCATAGTCCCCTCGTTCGAAAGGGAGCGTATGGCCTATGGCATTAAAGAGAGTATGTTAGCCAAGCTCTACATAGACGTCTTGGGTCTCCCCAAGAATGGACCAGAAGCCAACAAACTGTTGAATTACCGCACCCCCACCACATCTCAGGGGGAGGCGGGAGACTTCGCTCTTATGACCTACTTTGTGTTGAAGAAACGCTGCACAAGCCAGGGAAACCTCACCATCAGAGAAGTCAACGACTTTCTGGACTCGGTGGCCATCAACAATGCCGGTAAGCAGAAGGACCTGGTGAAGAAGAGCCTGCTGCACCTTATCACCCAGAGCACGGCACTGGAGCAGAAGTGGCTTATCCGCATGATCCTGAAGGACATGAAGCTGGGGGTCAGCAAAGAGACCGTGCTCCAGGTGTTCCACTTAGATGCGGCCGAGCTCTACAACTTCACCACAGACCTAAACAAGGTGTGCCGGCAGCTCCACGACCCATCTGTGTCCCTCAGCGAAGTGTCCATTGGCCTGTTCTTTGCCTTCAAACCTATGCTGGCCGCCATGGCCAACATGCGCCAGGTGGAGAAGCAGATGGGCAACAGCACCTTCTTCATAGAGACCAAGCTGGATGGAGAGCGCATCCAGCTGCACAAGGATGGCGACGTCTACAAGTACTTCACACGGAACTCCTTCGAGTACACCCAGCAGTTTGGTGCATCGCCGCTAGAGGGCTCCCTGACGCCTTTCATCCACAATGTCTTCAAGCCCCACGTAGTCAAATGCATCCTGGATGGGGAGATGATGGCGTACAACCCCACTGCCGACACCTTCATGCAAAAAGGAAGCAAGTTTGACATCAAGAGGCTAGTGGATGACTCCGAGCTGCAGACGTGCTTTTGCGTTTTCGATGTACTTCTTGTGAACGACCACAAGTTTGGCAACGAGACGTTGAAGGTGCGCCACGACAACCTTCAGACTGTCTTCACTCCTGTTAAAGGGAGGATACACGTGGTGCCGAAAACGGAGGCCAAAACTATGCAAGAGGTGGTGAACGCCCTCAACGAAGCCATTGACAACAGGGAAGAGGGCATCATGGTGAAAGATCCCTCATCCGTCTACAAGCCCGATAAGCGAGGTGAGGGCTGGCTCAAGATAAAGCCGGAGTACGTTGATGGCTTGATGGATGAGCTCGACCTGTTGATTGTCGGAGGCTACTGGGGAAAAGGAAGGCGAGGTGGCATGATGTCTCATTTCCTCGTCGCGGTGGCCGAAGCCCCGAagcctggagagaaaccctctgTCTTCCACACGCTCTGTCGCATCGGTTCCGGCTACACCATGAAGGAGCTGTATGACTTGGGGCTCAAGCTGGCCAAGCACTGGAAAGTCTACCGGAAGAACGACCCTCCTGCCTCTATTCTGTGTGGGACGGAGAGACCGGAAGTCTACATTGACCCGTGCAACTCGGTCATCATCCAGGTGAAGGCAGCAGAAATAGTCAGTAGTGACATGTACAAAACCAACTGCACGTTACGCTTCCCCAGGATCGAGAAGATCCGGGAGGACAAGGAGTGGCACCAGTGCATGACCCTAGCTGAGCTTGATCAGTTTCGCAACAAGGCGTCCGGGAAGTTGTTCTCGCGCCACCTCCTCATCAATGACAATGACGGGCCTGAAAAGAAGAAGCGCAAGTCGCCGGCAGCGGCCAAGCCCAAGAAAGCTGTCGGCGTCATCGACCACTTCAAGTCCCAGGACCTATCTGGCGTCACCAAGGAGACGGACATGTTCGAGGACGTGGAGTTCTGCGTGATGAATGGCAACGAGGCGCaccccaaggcggagctggagaaAGCAGTGGCCCGATGTGGCGGTATTGTAGTCCAGAACCCGGGACCGGACACCTACTGTGTGATCGCCGCTGTGGAGAACATGCGTGTGAAGAACCTTATCTCTTCAGACCAGCACGACGTGGTGTGGGCTGCCTGGCTGCTGGAGTGCCTAGACAGGAGGCAGGTGGTGCCATGGCAACCATGTCACATGATACACATGTCGCCCTCCACCAAGGAGCACTTTGCCAAGGAATACGACTGCTACGGAGACAGCTACTTTGTGGACACGGACGAGCAGCAGCTGAGGGAAGTCTTCGGTCGGATTGGCAGAGCGGACACTTTGACGGCACAGTGCATCGCTAAGTTGGAGGAACGCTACAGCTGGGACGACCTCCCCACTAGCATGTTCAGACCTTTCAGGGTCTACATGGACAGATACGCAGACATAGGAGACCCTAAAAGCATCGTACCAGCAACTTGTCTGGACACGCGGGCTCTGGAATTCCGCTTCCACGGAGGGACAGTAGTGCAGAAGCTCGAGGAAGGGGTCTCTCATGTCATAGTGGTGGAGGAAACAAGAGTGTTGGCTTTAAGAACCCTCAGACGACTCTTTACCAAAAAGTTTAAGATTGTTAGAGAGTCATGGGTAACAGAGTCTATCAAAGCAGGGTTTTTGCGGAATGACAATGACTACCTAGTGTGA